In a genomic window of Proteobacteria bacterium CG1_02_64_396:
- a CDS encoding phosphate ABC transporter substrate-binding protein PstS has protein sequence MRCAIRAWSLALGMLLLALPQPSRADNGILGAGSTFAFPVLAVWGYDLLNKGGFDYRAIGSGGGIKSIVANAVDFGASDAPMKPEELRERGLVQFPFIMGGVVPAANLPGIESNKLNLTGPLLAKIFMGQVRRWNNPEIRQLNPDLTLPPIDITVVHRADGSGTTWIFSDYLTKVSSDWANTLGTDKEIAWPVGIGADGNSGVAEKVRSTVGAIGYMEFGAAMAKKLTLLRMQNRQGNFIAPSMESFQAAAAHADWKHAPGFFMVLTDQPGAEVWPIAGVTYALLPAHSDHPTQTRRVLAFFDQCFEQGQKTAAILQYVPMPPSLVDTIRHRWDEQLSFRSIHLDPAALGTRVGQK, from the coding sequence CTGCGTTGTGCCATCCGCGCATGGAGCCTGGCTCTGGGCATGCTGCTTCTCGCCCTCCCGCAACCGAGCCGTGCCGACAACGGTATTCTTGGCGCCGGATCGACCTTTGCCTTTCCGGTTTTGGCGGTCTGGGGCTACGACTTACTCAACAAAGGGGGATTCGATTACCGGGCGATAGGATCGGGGGGGGGGATCAAGTCGATTGTTGCCAACGCGGTCGATTTCGGCGCTTCGGACGCCCCGATGAAACCGGAAGAGCTGCGCGAGAGGGGGCTGGTGCAATTCCCCTTCATCATGGGGGGGGTGGTCCCTGCGGCCAATCTGCCGGGGATCGAGAGCAACAAGCTCAACCTGACCGGTCCTTTGCTGGCCAAAATCTTTATGGGGCAGGTCCGGCGTTGGAATAACCCCGAAATCAGACAGCTCAACCCCGATCTGACCCTGCCCCCCATCGACATTACCGTTGTCCACCGGGCCGATGGATCGGGGACCACCTGGATTTTCAGCGACTACCTGACCAAGGTCAGCTCCGACTGGGCCAACACATTGGGGACCGACAAAGAGATCGCCTGGCCGGTCGGCATCGGGGCGGACGGCAACTCGGGGGTTGCCGAGAAGGTGCGCTCGACGGTTGGGGCCATCGGCTACATGGAGTTCGGCGCCGCAATGGCCAAAAAACTGACCCTGCTGCGGATGCAAAATCGGCAGGGCAACTTCATCGCCCCCTCGATGGAATCGTTCCAAGCCGCCGCCGCCCACGCCGATTGGAAGCATGCCCCTGGATTTTTTATGGTGCTGACCGACCAACCGGGCGCGGAGGTCTGGCCCATCGCCGGGGTCACCTACGCCTTGCTTCCTGCACACAGCGACCACCCCACCCAAACCCGGCGGGTGCTCGCCTTCTTCGACCAGTGTTTCGAGCAGGGGCAGAAAACGGCGGCGATCCTGCAATATGTGCCGATGCCCCCCAGTTTGGTCGACACCATCCGCCATCGTTGGGATGAGCAGCTGAGCTTTCGCTCCATCCACCTCGACCCCGCCGCCCTGGGGACCCGGGTGGGTCAAAAATAA
- a CDS encoding cyclic pyranopterin phosphate synthase MoaA has protein sequence MNPLAPLPRSDDFQPGLIDPFGRKIGYLRLSVIDRCDLRCRYCLPERYEGYLGKDEMLPGEQMVAIARAFMDLGVQHIRITGGEPLLRPDLLDWLPEIGRDRRLRDLSLTTNATHLAEKADALRASGVKRLNVSLDSLRRPVFADVARRDRLPQVLEGLVAAKRAGFERIKINTVVMRGVNDDQIPELIEFCAQHGHTLRLIETMPMGVEGFDAAAHALPLTELEQQLAARYTLEPVVLGSGAGPARYFRVVELGTVIGLITPLSRHFCESCNRVRVSAKGELFLCLGQEDRADLAGALREGGTAGLRQAIAAAVARKPKQHDFNEHPGKLHRAMAATGG, from the coding sequence ATGAATCCCCTGGCCCCCCTGCCGCGCAGCGACGACTTCCAGCCCGGCCTGATCGACCCCTTCGGGCGGAAGATCGGCTACCTGCGGCTGTCGGTGATCGACCGCTGCGACCTGCGCTGCCGCTACTGCCTGCCGGAGCGGTACGAGGGGTATTTGGGCAAGGATGAAATGCTGCCGGGCGAGCAAATGGTCGCCATCGCCCGCGCCTTTATGGATCTGGGGGTGCAACACATCCGCATCACCGGGGGTGAGCCGCTGCTGCGCCCCGATCTTCTCGACTGGTTGCCCGAGATCGGACGCGACCGGCGGCTGCGCGACCTGTCGCTGACCACCAACGCCACCCACCTGGCCGAAAAAGCCGATGCGTTAAGGGCGTCCGGGGTGAAGCGGCTCAATGTTTCCCTCGATTCGCTGCGCCGCCCCGTATTTGCCGACGTGGCCCGGCGCGACCGCCTGCCTCAGGTGCTGGAGGGGTTGGTGGCGGCCAAGAGGGCGGGGTTTGAGCGGATCAAAATCAACACCGTGGTGATGCGAGGGGTCAACGACGATCAAATCCCCGAGCTGATCGAGTTTTGCGCGCAGCACGGCCATACGCTTCGGCTGATCGAAACCATGCCGATGGGGGTGGAGGGGTTCGACGCCGCCGCCCACGCCCTGCCTCTGACCGAGCTGGAACAGCAGCTCGCCGCCCGCTACACCCTTGAACCGGTGGTGCTGGGCAGCGGGGCGGGACCGGCCCGGTATTTCAGGGTGGTGGAACTGGGGACCGTCATCGGTCTGATTACCCCCCTTTCGCGCCACTTTTGCGAAAGCTGCAACCGGGTGCGGGTCTCGGCCAAGGGGGAGCTTTTTCTTTGCCTGGGGCAGGAGGACCGGGCCGACCTGGCTGGCGCCCTGCGCGAGGGGGGGACTGCGGGGCTGCGTCAGGCGATTGCGGCGGCGGTGGCCCGCAAGCCCAAACAGCACGACTTCAATGAGCACCCCGGAAAATTGCACCGGGCGATGGCGGCGACTGGGGGCTGA
- a CDS encoding phosphate ABC transporter substrate-binding protein PstS: MNAKTLNRPTFWGTLLALTLACTATQAAPLSGAGSSFVFPVISIWGFDYSGGNSFSYEPSGSGSGIKAVEARKVLFAASDEPLTQAELVEKRLVQFPLVMGAVVPAVNLPGFATQDFKLTGPVLADLFRGKITRWNAPEIAALNPGITLPDLAVKVIHRTEGSGTTWVFTDYLTKVSPAWADSIGTGKKVVWPVGEAQAGNKGVATAIAATPGAIGYTELGTAKAKRLGLPQLQNRDGNFVAPTHEAVQAAANHADWNNAPGLFMVLNDQPGAQSWPITAVTYALIPTDEAPSQVKQVLDFFERTLHEGNRTATALQYIPIPETVMPTIQTVWKDKLGY, translated from the coding sequence ATGAACGCCAAAACCCTGAACCGCCCGACTTTTTGGGGCACTCTGCTCGCCCTGACCCTGGCTTGCACCGCCACCCAAGCCGCCCCCTTGAGCGGGGCCGGATCCTCCTTCGTCTTCCCCGTCATCAGCATCTGGGGTTTCGACTATTCCGGGGGGAACAGCTTCAGTTACGAGCCCTCCGGCTCAGGCTCGGGAATCAAAGCCGTCGAGGCTCGCAAGGTGCTTTTCGCCGCCTCCGACGAGCCGCTCACCCAGGCCGAACTGGTCGAAAAGAGGTTGGTTCAGTTCCCGTTGGTCATGGGGGCGGTGGTTCCCGCCGTGAATCTTCCCGGCTTTGCCACCCAGGACTTCAAGCTGACCGGCCCCGTCCTGGCAGACCTGTTCCGGGGCAAAATCACCCGTTGGAACGCACCTGAAATCGCCGCCCTCAACCCCGGCATCACCCTGCCCGATCTGGCGGTGAAGGTGATCCACCGGACCGAGGGTTCGGGGACCACATGGGTCTTCACCGACTACCTGACCAAGGTCAGCCCCGCCTGGGCCGACTCGATCGGCACCGGCAAAAAGGTCGTCTGGCCGGTTGGAGAGGCGCAGGCGGGCAACAAGGGGGTCGCCACCGCCATCGCCGCCACCCCCGGCGCCATTGGCTACACCGAATTAGGGACCGCCAAAGCCAAGAGGCTGGGACTGCCGCAGCTGCAAAACCGTGATGGCAACTTTGTGGCCCCCACCCATGAGGCGGTGCAGGCGGCTGCCAACCACGCCGACTGGAACAACGCCCCAGGCCTGTTCATGGTGTTGAACGACCAGCCTGGCGCCCAATCCTGGCCGATCACTGCGGTGACCTACGCCCTGATCCCCACCGACGAGGCCCCCTCCCAGGTCAAGCAGGTGCTCGACTTCTTCGAGCGCACCCTGCACGAGGGCAATCGGACCGCCACCGCCCTGCAGTACATCCCCATTCCCGAGACGGTCATGCCCACCATTCAGACCGTCTGGAAAGATAAGCTCGGTTATTGA
- a CDS encoding molybdopterin converting factor subunit 1, giving the protein MIRVLFFARLREQMGTSTRELPFEPGLTVGAIRQTYAPHTTAPLVQAALNQERVDDAALVNDGDEIAFFPPVTGG; this is encoded by the coding sequence ATGATCCGGGTGCTCTTCTTCGCCCGGCTGCGCGAGCAGATGGGGACTTCGACCCGCGAACTCCCCTTTGAACCGGGGCTGACGGTCGGGGCCATCCGCCAAACCTACGCCCCCCACACCACCGCCCCGCTGGTGCAGGCGGCCCTGAACCAAGAGCGGGTGGACGACGCTGCGTTGGTGAATGATGGCGACGAAATCGCCTTTTTTCCTCCGGTGACGGGAGGTTGA